One window of the Zea mays cultivar B73 chromosome 3, Zm-B73-REFERENCE-NAM-5.0, whole genome shotgun sequence genome contains the following:
- the LOC103651368 gene encoding uncharacterized protein: MLASATRAGTSSTKPGLAEGAVRRARARARAGDGGSGTPIVVTDAGQEVTVSQFVAQLDEAARRRLDSMHQRLRLLEQQMETLEAEVGKASSSRIDTYA, from the exons ATGCTTGCGAGCGCGACGAGGGCAGGGACGTCGTCCACCAAGCCCGGCCTCGCGGAGGGCGCCGTCCGCAGAGCCAGAGCCAGAGCCAGAGCCGGAGACGGCGGCAGCGGCACCCCCATCGTCGTCACCGATGCCGGGCAGGAGGTCACCGTCTCGCAGTTCGTCGCGCAGCTAG ATGAGGCGGCCCGGCGGAGGCTGGACAGCATGCACCAGAGGCTGAGGCTGCTGGAGCAGCAGATGGAGACGCTGGAGGCCGAGGTCGGCAAAGCCAGCAGCAGTAGAATTGACACCTACGCCTAG